AAGGGTCGCCTACCTGAACGGCGCTACGTTTGCTTTCGCTTTCTTCTGAAAGGTCGCGCGAAGCAAAGCTTGCGCCATGGATGCCGTCACGCCCCGTCGTCGCCCCCACATAAAAAACCGGATTGCCCTCGCCCTTCGCCGTTGCGGTGGCCATGCGGTCGGTACGCGCCACGCCCACCGTCATCGCATTCACCAGGCAGTTTCGCGAATAGGTCGGATCAAAAAAGGCCTCTCCGCCGGCGACGGCGACTCCGAGGCAGTTGCCATAAAAGGCGATGCCTTCGACGGCCTTTGTGAAAAGATGTCGGTTGCGCGGCTCGGCAGGAGGCCCGAAGCGCAGCGAGTTCAGCGAACAGATCGGACGGGCGCCCATCGTAAAGATATCGCGCATGATACCGCCCACGCCTGTGGCCGCCCCCTGAAACGGCTCAATCGCCGTCGGATGGTTATGCGACTCGATCTTGAAAACGACGGCCAGACCGCCCCCGATGTCGATGGCGCCTGCATTCTCTTCGCCCGCCGTGGCCAGGTTTCGCGAGCCCTCGGTCGGTAAGGTCTTCAGCTGTAGAATGGAATTTTTATAACTGCAATGCTCCGACCACATGCCGGAGTAAACGCCGAGCTCCGTAACGGTGGGAATACGCCCGAGGAAGCCTTTGATGCGCTCGAATTCTTCTTCGGTCAGGCCATGCTCGAGGGCATCCTGAAGGGTGATCTCTTTTTCCGTGTAAAGCTCCATACAGATCCAGACCGTCGGCCGGGCGAAGCCTGTCGAGGCAGAATCAGGAAGAGGGGGCGCTATTTTGCATCAGGGCGGATGAGGAATCGATTCGCCATCGATTCAGGCCAGGCCGCAGGGGGCGCATGGGGCCGCATCGATTCGCAGGAAAATAGAAATCTGAATTTTTTTTGAGAAATGCAGTGTGACGCAGACTATATAAGGCGTATGAAACAGGAAGATAGCTCACCATCCTTCTCTCGTTCCGATGAAACGGCCGCCTTTGCCGATGTCTACTTTCTGACCGGGCAGCCCTTTTTCGAAGAGACGGCCAGCGCCTCGCTGCCGGCCGAGCACACCATCACTCCGGAATCGTGGCAGACCGTGCAGATCTGGCCGTTGCATTTTTTCGTAAAAGGGCATGGCTATGTGTCGGCACATCTTGCCTTTGACGTACACCGGCAGTGTTTCGCCTATCTGGAAGCAGCCGATGAACGTTCCGTTCCTCTCCTTGAACGTATCTACGAAGAAGCGGATAATGATGAATCAGACGAAGAGCGTGAGCTATTCGATCAGATCGGCCTGCTTTTAGAAACGGCTGAGGCACGCATCGAAAACGGTCGGCTGACTGCCGGTCAGGTCGTCTACAGCGAAGACCACGTTCGATAATTGTCCCGGGTCGATGGTAAAAGGGGTGTATGCAACACCCCGAATCCACGAACGATCTCTCAGCCGACGACGTTTTCTTCTACGTCGGAGTCCCGTATTTCGATGAATGTACAGACGACGATTCATGGCAGACCGTACGCGTGTACCCTTTGCACTTCTTTACCGGTGAAGTCTGCCGTTTCTCAGTGCTGTATGCTCACGACGTTCACCGCAATGAGTTCGCCTACCTGCAACCGGCCGACGACAGATCGCTTCCATTCCTGGAGCGGCTCTTCTCGTATGTGCTTTCCCGGGCCACCGATGCCGCTATGCCCGTCAGTCGACGTGAAAGCGAACTCTTTGAAACGGTGAGTGACCTGCTTGATCGGGCCGAGCAATGCATAGAGGCCGATAGCCTGCATGCCGGATGTGTGGTTTCGGCTGCGGTCGATCAATCGGCCTGAAGCCCGCTCTGCATCATGGCGAGTGCCGCTGCCTCGGGCACAGCCGGACTGAAGAGGAATCCCTGAATCTCATCACATCCCATAGAAGCAAGACGCTCCCTTTGTTCGGGCGTCTGCACTCCTTCTGCCACTGTGCGAAGACCGAGGTGACGGCCGAGTCCGATGATCGTTTCAACGATATGCCTGTTGCGTTCATCCTGTTCGAGCTTTTCGACAAACGAACGATCGATCTTCAGAGTATCGATCGGATACTCCTGTAGATATCGAAGCGAGGAATAGCCTGTTCCAAAATCGTCAAGGGCAAGCGAAAAACCGGCCCGATCCAGCTGACGCAGAATATCAAGCGTCTGCTCGCCCGTTTTCATGGCAATGGTTTCGGTAATCTCAAGCTCGATGCAGGAACGATTTTCACTCACGATAGAAAGGAGCTTATGCACGAAGCCGGGCTGGAAAAATTGTCGACCTGAAACGTTCACCGAAATCGTAAAGTTATCCATGTCGAGGCCGAGGCCGCGCCATTTGCGCGTCACTCTCTCGGCCTCGCGAATAACCCATTCGCCGAGTGGAAGAATCAGGCCCGATTCCTCAGCTATCGGTATAAAGCGATCCGGTCCGATCATGGCCTTTTCGGGATGATTCCAGCGTAACAATGCCTCAAAGCCCGTAATGCGACCCGTGAGCAGCTCGACCCTCGGCTGAAAGTGAAGTTCAAAATGCTCCTCTTTAAGGCTGCGTCGCAGCTCATTCTCGGTATGCATCGATTCATGCCGGTCCATCGCCATCGAGAAGCTGGCCTTCGTATTCCGCCCCATCTCTTTCGCTCGATAGAGAGCGATGTCGGCGTTCTTAATGAGAGACTCAGCGTCTTCTCCGTGGTCTGGATACACGCTGATGCCGATTGATGTCGTGAGATGCAACTCATAGTCGCCGACACGAAATGGCATGGCCATGGCAGTGAGTATCTTATCGGCGACAAAGCCCGCATCTGTTGCTTGAGAAAGATCCGAAAGCAACACAAGAAATTCATCTCCGCCGGAACGGGAAACGGTATCGTCTGAACGCAGAATCTCTCGAAGGCGATCTGCAACAGCTGAAAGAAGCCCGTCGCCCACACCATGCCCGAGCGTATCGTTAATATTCTTGAAGCGGTCCAGATCGAGAAAAAGAACGGCAAGCACGGTACCGCTTCGCCGACAGTGGGCAATCGCCTGATTCAGTCGATCCAGAAATAAAATGCGGTTCGGCAACTCTGTCAGCGAATCATAGAAGGCCTGACGCCGTATCATGGCGTCAACGGCGCGTCGCTCGGTGATATCGGTGAATGAGGTAACGACGGAATGCGGCAGTTCTTCCTCCCCTTTAAAAAGAGGCTGTGAATTGATCGATATCCAGTGCTGGCTCCCGTCTCTATGATGCACTCCCATAATGACGTTATGCAGAGGAGCGCCGGTTCTGAGAGTTACCATCGCCGGATGCTCTTCTCCAGGGAAGGGTGAGCCGTCTTCTCGAATCGCACGCCAGACAGGATCGACGGATTTGCGTCCCATCATCTCATCATCGGTCATACCGAGTATCTCTTCGGCGCGACGATTATGCGCGGTAATGATCCCCTGCCTGTCCTGTACTACGATGCCTTCATCAAGAGCGGCGATGACCGATCGATAACGCTCTTCGGCGAGGCGACGCACCGAAACCTCGCTGCGCAGTCTGTCCACAGTCCGGCGCATGAAGCGATCCGAAAAATCGTGAACGAAATACGTCAGAAAAAAAAGAATACTGGCGAAGATGAGAAAGACGAAATCGCCATGTCGATACACGGGCTCGGGCAGCATGCCCCATCGTTCGATGAGCCACATGAAGAGGCCGGATAACGAGGACAGAAAAGCGATCAGGGCAGCGACGCGACCGCCCAACAATAAACCCGCGAAAAATATGATAATGAAAAAGGCGGCAAAGCCTGGCGACTTAACTCCGCCCGATGTGAGACTGATGGCGACGGCAAGCAGCTGAAGATTGAAGACGAGAATCCAGGAGGCAATCGTTACCTGGCCCCGCTTTAATAAAAGGGACACCGGCAGCAACGGCCCCAGCATGAAGACTCCGATAACGACGTATCTCCAGACAAGACCCGTAACATAACTGAGCAGAGGCAGCATCAACATCGAGAAGACGATGAGACTGATGATGACGCGCTGAAGCAAACGTGCGCGACGTCGCTCTTCCTCGGTCAGCAAACGAAATCTTTGCAAGGCCTCTGCTCACTCTCACTCATCAATGACGGAAATGCCGCATGCCCGTAAAGACCATGGCGATGCCCTGTTCATCGGCGGCGGCGATCACCTCTTCATCACGCACAGATCCGCCTGGCTGGATAACGGCCTTTGCACCGGCCTTCGCCACGACATCAAGTCCGTCACGGAACGGGAAGAAGGCGTCAGAGGCCACACATGATCCGGAAAGGTCGAGGCTATTACGAGCGGCCTTCGATGCCGCTATCTCGGCGGCATCCACACGGCTCATCTGTCCGGCGCCAATTCCAAGGCTGGCCTTTTCATTCGTGAAGACGATGGCGTTCGACTTCACATACTTCACGAGCCTCCAGGCAAAATTCAGGCCGCTCCACTCCGCCTCGGTGGGCTTGCGCTTCGTCGGCACCGTCCAGGTAGAACGATCGCTGTAGCCCACATCCATATCTTCAAAGAGCATACCGTCCATCACCTGACGGAATTCTTTACGCGGA
This region of Leptonema illini DSM 21528 genomic DNA includes:
- a CDS encoding putative bifunctional diguanylate cyclase/phosphodiesterase encodes the protein MQRFRLLTEEERRRARLLQRVIISLIVFSMLMLPLLSYVTGLVWRYVVIGVFMLGPLLPVSLLLKRGQVTIASWILVFNLQLLAVAISLTSGGVKSPGFAAFFIIIFFAGLLLGGRVAALIAFLSSLSGLFMWLIERWGMLPEPVYRHGDFVFLIFASILFFLTYFVHDFSDRFMRRTVDRLRSEVSVRRLAEERYRSVIAALDEGIVVQDRQGIITAHNRRAEEILGMTDDEMMGRKSVDPVWRAIREDGSPFPGEEHPAMVTLRTGAPLHNVIMGVHHRDGSQHWISINSQPLFKGEEELPHSVVTSFTDITERRAVDAMIRRQAFYDSLTELPNRILFLDRLNQAIAHCRRSGTVLAVLFLDLDRFKNINDTLGHGVGDGLLSAVADRLREILRSDDTVSRSGGDEFLVLLSDLSQATDAGFVADKILTAMAMPFRVGDYELHLTTSIGISVYPDHGEDAESLIKNADIALYRAKEMGRNTKASFSMAMDRHESMHTENELRRSLKEEHFELHFQPRVELLTGRITGFEALLRWNHPEKAMIGPDRFIPIAEESGLILPLGEWVIREAERVTRKWRGLGLDMDNFTISVNVSGRQFFQPGFVHKLLSIVSENRSCIELEITETIAMKTGEQTLDILRQLDRAGFSLALDDFGTGYSSLRYLQEYPIDTLKIDRSFVEKLEQDERNRHIVETIIGLGRHLGLRTVAEGVQTPEQRERLASMGCDEIQGFLFSPAVPEAAALAMMQSGLQAD